One genomic segment of Alicycliphilus denitrificans K601 includes these proteins:
- the trbC gene encoding type-F conjugative transfer system pilin assembly protein TrbC: protein MWATDLLSRHRIASALALALHATAATAAGPDITEADLERVGREQPTVTEQDIEQARRRHREPGEAELKAAPVPSAPAIEALPQPATRTPIDLEALARGYASQVDAMQAAEGLARGPGLFVFVSLSMPRPALQRLIDQAARARASVILRGLVKGSLRETVAQLQPLIGTRQVAVQIDPPAFDRFSIVRVPSFVLVRDGTRPVSCASGTCAPPEAFLRTAGDVSLDYALEHMVRTAPAFQGDAAGFLQRLKE, encoded by the coding sequence GTGTGGGCTACTGACCTTCTCTCGCGACACCGGATCGCCTCGGCCTTGGCGCTGGCGCTGCACGCGACGGCGGCAACGGCCGCCGGACCCGACATCACCGAGGCCGACCTCGAGCGCGTGGGCCGCGAGCAGCCCACCGTCACCGAGCAGGACATCGAGCAGGCGCGGCGCAGGCATCGCGAGCCGGGCGAGGCCGAGCTGAAAGCGGCACCCGTGCCGTCGGCGCCGGCCATCGAGGCCCTGCCCCAGCCGGCGACGCGCACGCCGATAGACCTCGAAGCGCTGGCGCGAGGCTACGCCTCGCAGGTCGACGCGATGCAGGCCGCCGAAGGGCTGGCGCGCGGGCCGGGCCTGTTCGTCTTCGTGAGCCTGTCGATGCCACGGCCCGCCCTGCAGCGCCTGATCGATCAGGCCGCGCGCGCCCGCGCCTCGGTCATCCTACGCGGCCTCGTCAAGGGATCGCTGCGCGAGACCGTGGCGCAACTGCAGCCGCTCATCGGTACGCGCCAGGTGGCGGTGCAGATCGACCCCCCGGCATTCGACCGTTTTTCCATCGTGCGCGTGCCCAGTTTCGTGCTCGTGCGCGACGGCACGCGGCCGGTGTCCTGCGCCAGCGGTACCTGCGCGCCACCCGAGGCCTTCCTGCGCACGGCGGGCGACGTGAGCCTGGACTACGCGCTGGAGCACATGGTGCGCACCGCCCCGGCGTTCCAGGGCGATGCCGCGGGTTTCCTGCAACGGCTGAAGGAGTAG
- a CDS encoding conjugal transfer protein TraG N-terminal domain-containing protein, translating into MWEIYAYQNADSLFGVFNASAAIHASGDYASAVAAVAFCGFVAALIAYAFAPEKLQGWKWLASVVLVFGILIVPKVTVGIVDKTGGSPVKVVDNVPFGVALLGSLTSTIGHTLTGLFETAFQVIPGAGALPSELSYQQNGLMFGNRLVRETGNVVFQDPAFRTDLVNFIHNCAMYDLIDGSLDPATFSASNDVWPLMASPNPARFSTLTGAGGAVGVDTCPNVYQSLNGRLPAQLQRIQRRLAFQLNPTLPGTAAAAAIAGQIQQAYLKNSIANASATAADIIRQNAMLNALEDTGKIVGQKVNDPASMVLAVGRAQAVAQMNASWLNYGKVAEQALPVFRNVIEAVTYAMFPLFVLLLLLTSGRETMMAFKGYASILIWIQLWPPLYAILNYMASIYAAYDLAAAADLGTGTKALALQTASVIYSRALSGEAIVGYLAISIPFVAWAALKRMENFGTALVGGLSGLQAMLSGSTSAVTVGNTSLGNVSMDQMQLAPNRTSAFMGSWQHDLSGNTFSANALTGRTAVSLLRNQGYASRVVSMRVSEQDVQDASRQVDAARSEAVAASSERSSVLAEAFTKGVAKLRSSRSSSGSTSSSFEQFGETLNRLDQISRSVSDTTGLTQAQVARIALGVSGRLGVNTPLFGLQGNATAEKAYASGLSKAEQQALASMTSEQLAEFKQFGDRASQDRSFMNVIASDAREAQDLASRLSSTATRSERADASLAERSAFAERVSTAYERGETISIDIAQDPHNLAMFTRYAEQYGGNSASAHVLMEAELARQSLRPHSVFSDGTAVPTTFGDLQAHHLRNSGDPALAPDLTGRHQSNQGDVRRFGGGAAPPAPMAGSPSSVRSTIHQEGQRIRASTSADQGGFDRKAQITQTPDGTLASERSLMKQTGKQIKEDAAPIINDATQAVKDALKK; encoded by the coding sequence ATGTGGGAGATCTACGCCTACCAGAACGCGGACAGCCTGTTCGGAGTATTCAACGCGTCCGCCGCGATTCACGCCTCCGGCGACTACGCCTCAGCCGTCGCGGCGGTGGCCTTCTGCGGCTTCGTCGCCGCGCTCATCGCCTACGCGTTTGCCCCTGAAAAGCTCCAAGGCTGGAAGTGGCTCGCCTCCGTGGTGCTGGTCTTCGGCATCCTGATTGTGCCCAAGGTCACCGTGGGCATCGTCGACAAGACCGGCGGCTCGCCGGTCAAGGTCGTGGACAACGTGCCCTTCGGGGTGGCGCTGCTGGGCAGCCTGACCAGCACCATCGGACACACGCTCACCGGGCTATTCGAGACCGCCTTCCAGGTGATCCCTGGAGCGGGGGCCTTGCCTTCGGAGCTCTCCTACCAGCAGAACGGTTTGATGTTCGGCAACCGCCTCGTCAGGGAGACCGGCAACGTGGTGTTCCAGGATCCCGCCTTCCGCACGGACCTCGTGAACTTCATTCACAACTGCGCGATGTACGACCTGATCGACGGCTCGCTCGATCCGGCCACATTCTCCGCCTCCAACGATGTCTGGCCGCTGATGGCCTCACCCAACCCTGCGCGATTCAGCACGCTCACGGGCGCAGGCGGAGCCGTGGGCGTGGACACCTGCCCGAACGTGTACCAGAGCCTCAATGGTCGGCTGCCGGCACAGTTGCAGCGCATCCAGAGGCGCCTGGCCTTCCAGCTTAACCCGACGCTGCCCGGCACCGCGGCGGCAGCCGCGATCGCAGGCCAGATCCAGCAGGCCTACCTCAAGAACAGCATCGCCAACGCATCGGCCACTGCCGCGGACATCATCCGGCAAAACGCGATGCTCAACGCGCTGGAGGACACCGGCAAGATCGTCGGGCAGAAGGTCAACGACCCGGCCTCCATGGTGCTGGCCGTGGGGCGGGCCCAGGCCGTGGCTCAGATGAACGCTTCATGGCTGAACTACGGCAAGGTGGCCGAGCAGGCGCTGCCCGTCTTCCGCAACGTGATCGAAGCGGTCACCTACGCAATGTTCCCGCTGTTCGTGCTCCTGCTGCTGCTCACCAGCGGCCGCGAGACGATGATGGCGTTCAAGGGGTATGCGTCGATCCTGATCTGGATCCAGCTCTGGCCTCCGCTGTACGCCATCCTCAACTACATGGCCTCGATCTACGCGGCCTACGACCTGGCAGCCGCGGCGGACCTGGGCACCGGCACGAAGGCGCTGGCGCTGCAGACGGCCTCGGTGATCTATTCCCGCGCGCTCTCGGGTGAGGCGATCGTGGGGTATCTCGCCATTAGCATTCCCTTTGTAGCCTGGGCCGCACTGAAAAGGATGGAGAACTTCGGCACGGCGCTGGTGGGCGGGCTGTCAGGCTTGCAGGCCATGCTGTCGGGCTCGACTTCGGCGGTCACCGTCGGCAATACGTCGCTGGGCAACGTCTCCATGGACCAGATGCAGCTCGCGCCGAACCGTACCTCGGCATTCATGGGGAGCTGGCAGCACGACCTGAGCGGCAACACCTTCTCGGCGAACGCGCTCACGGGCAGGACGGCGGTGAGCCTGCTGCGCAACCAGGGCTACGCATCGCGGGTCGTGTCGATGCGGGTGTCCGAACAGGACGTGCAGGACGCCAGTCGGCAGGTGGATGCCGCGCGCAGCGAGGCTGTGGCAGCCAGCAGCGAGCGCTCGTCCGTGCTGGCGGAGGCATTCACGAAAGGCGTGGCCAAGTTGCGGTCGTCGCGCAGCAGCAGCGGCTCCACGTCGAGCAGCTTCGAGCAGTTCGGCGAGACGCTCAATCGGCTGGACCAGATTAGCAGGAGCGTCTCGGACACCACGGGCCTGACACAGGCGCAGGTCGCGCGAATAGCGCTGGGGGTCTCTGGCCGACTTGGCGTCAACACCCCCCTCTTCGGTCTACAAGGCAACGCAACAGCTGAGAAGGCCTATGCATCGGGTTTGTCCAAGGCAGAGCAGCAGGCTCTTGCCTCCATGACGAGTGAACAACTTGCCGAGTTCAAGCAGTTCGGCGACCGAGCATCGCAGGACAGGAGCTTCATGAACGTCATAGCGAGCGATGCACGTGAAGCCCAGGACCTCGCCTCACGCCTGTCTTCGACCGCTACACGCTCGGAGCGTGCCGACGCAAGCCTCGCGGAGCGAAGCGCCTTCGCGGAGCGCGTCTCGACAGCGTACGAACGGGGCGAGACGATCTCTATCGACATCGCCCAGGACCCGCACAACCTCGCCATGTTCACCCGCTACGCCGAGCAGTACGGCGGCAACAGCGCCTCCGCGCACGTGCTGATGGAAGCGGAACTGGCCCGACAATCCCTGCGCCCGCATAGCGTGTTCTCGGACGGCACGGCGGTGCCAACGACCTTTGGCGACCTTCAGGCCCATCACCTGCGGAACTCCGGCGATCCGGCACTTGCACCCGACCTCACAGGGCGCCACCAATCGAATCAAGGTGACGTGCGCCGGTTCGGTGGCGGCGCAGCGCCCCCCGCGCCGATGGCGGGTTCGCCTTCATCGGTGCGCAGCACGATTCATCAGGAGGGTCAGCGCATCCGGGCAAGCACTTCGGCCGATCAGGGAGGATTCGACCGAAAAGCCCAGATCACGCAGACACCAGACGGCACCCTAGCTTCCGAGCGTTCCCTGATGAAGCAGACTGGGAAGCAGATCAAAGAAGACGCCGCCCCGATCATCAACGATGCGACTCAAGCCGTTAAGGACGCCTTGAAGAAGTAG
- the traW gene encoding type-F conjugative transfer system protein TraW has translation MKRTASFAIALLAGTGLPTLATDLGTLGPTYEIAEPHLLRMIEERLRDKERSGELARIEQEARARGTDIVRNPVPVASVRTTATPRTFYFNPTYTLDRNLLGAQGELLFAAGTKANPLDIVSLSRHLLFFDARDSRQVRRARELMTHYQGKVKPILTGGSYLDLMKSWRVPVYYDQQGMLTRRLGITQVPALVSQEGKRLRIDEMEVTQ, from the coding sequence ATGAAGCGCACCGCCTCTTTCGCCATCGCCCTGCTGGCCGGGACCGGCCTGCCCACGCTCGCCACCGACCTCGGCACCCTGGGGCCGACCTACGAGATCGCCGAGCCCCACCTTCTTCGCATGATCGAGGAGCGCCTGCGGGACAAGGAACGCTCGGGCGAACTGGCCCGCATCGAGCAAGAGGCGCGCGCCCGCGGCACCGACATCGTCAGGAATCCCGTGCCGGTAGCCAGCGTGCGGACCACCGCCACGCCGCGCACCTTTTACTTCAACCCCACTTACACGCTCGACCGCAACCTCCTGGGCGCCCAGGGCGAGCTGCTGTTCGCCGCGGGCACAAAGGCCAATCCGCTGGACATCGTGTCCCTCTCGCGCCACCTGCTGTTCTTCGACGCACGCGACAGCCGCCAAGTCCGCCGCGCACGCGAGCTGATGACGCACTACCAGGGCAAGGTGAAGCCGATCCTGACCGGCGGCTCCTACCTGGATCTCATGAAGTCCTGGCGCGTCCCCGTCTACTACGACCAGCAGGGGATGCTCACGCGGCGCCTGGGCATCACACAGGTGCCCGCCCTCGTCTCGCAGGAGGGCAAGCGGCTGCGCATCGACGAAATGGAGGTGACGCAATGA
- a CDS encoding TraU family protein produces MKRPWFTSLLRWLSGLALAAGGAAAGATTCTGKFPNPITDICWSCILPLSIGSARIGDFGSQEDIENPGSPLCTCGVNPVIGLSVGFWEPARHVEAVRKPFCLTSLGGIDLNPGIPAPEAARFTRSEGDGDGGSFYQAHFYVNPVLYYLEVVTDFPCLEKGSFDLAYLTEVDPLWADDELTLIINPDAVLFANPVAIAACAADCVAASLGFGIREMFWCAGCQGGLYPMNGHVPYHLGGVRTAALMAQRLTAKMHRELIAWGWHGTPGLCGPYFLPVMDKAAYKTQLTHPIPATSKETGKCCRPFGRQTVTWSAGKEYPVRGEDFSFILFRKRNCCVGY; encoded by the coding sequence ATGAAGCGCCCCTGGTTCACCTCCTTGCTCCGATGGCTGTCCGGACTGGCCCTGGCTGCAGGCGGCGCTGCCGCAGGCGCGACCACCTGCACCGGCAAGTTCCCCAACCCCATCACGGACATCTGCTGGAGCTGCATCCTGCCGCTGAGCATCGGCAGCGCCCGCATCGGCGACTTCGGTTCGCAGGAAGACATCGAAAACCCCGGCAGCCCGCTGTGCACCTGCGGCGTCAACCCGGTGATCGGCCTGTCGGTCGGCTTCTGGGAGCCGGCCCGGCACGTCGAGGCCGTGCGCAAGCCCTTCTGCCTGACCTCGCTCGGCGGCATCGACCTCAATCCCGGCATCCCGGCACCCGAGGCCGCGCGATTCACACGGTCCGAGGGCGATGGCGATGGTGGCAGTTTCTACCAGGCCCATTTCTACGTGAACCCCGTCCTCTACTACCTGGAGGTGGTCACCGATTTCCCCTGCCTGGAAAAGGGCAGCTTCGACCTGGCCTACCTCACGGAGGTCGACCCGCTCTGGGCCGACGACGAACTCACGCTGATCATCAACCCGGACGCCGTGCTGTTCGCCAATCCGGTGGCCATCGCGGCCTGCGCTGCCGACTGCGTGGCGGCCTCGCTTGGCTTCGGGATCCGGGAGATGTTCTGGTGCGCCGGCTGCCAGGGCGGCCTTTATCCCATGAACGGCCATGTTCCGTACCACTTGGGCGGCGTGCGCACCGCCGCGCTGATGGCACAGCGGCTGACGGCCAAGATGCACCGCGAGCTGATCGCCTGGGGCTGGCACGGCACACCCGGCCTGTGCGGACCGTACTTCCTGCCCGTCATGGACAAGGCCGCCTACAAGACCCAGCTCACCCATCCAATCCCGGCCACGTCAAAGGAAACCGGCAAGTGCTGCCGGCCTTTCGGCCGCCAGACCGTCACCTGGAGCGCTGGCAAGGAGTACCCGGTACGAGGCGAGGACTTCAGCTTCATCTTGTTCAGAAAGAGGAACTGCTGTGTGGGCTACTGA
- a CDS encoding S1 family peptidase, which translates to MAPSTRPATNRRRLFLGLAVAGCGGLALAAAWQEGTKPYIYKGFKPDPSLELSWQVAIVLRKTPDAIRCGGAVIASRWVLTAAHCSDGIDASDVRVIANTRNLKDPARTVRRVNELETYYHQGLEYSASSRRFDAALLKLDQPIAAKPLELASAAEASLDAVGAKAQVFGWGITESGVFSTDLLAANVTIHPGATCQASGPGIPPLADTLMICAGGNVEDACSGDSGGPLVAELGGRQFVIGIVSRGVDCAKHQGAGIYTRVRALSTWISTMRAKHADPGEIEQR; encoded by the coding sequence ATGGCTCCTTCGACAAGGCCCGCAACCAATAGGAGGCGGCTGTTCCTCGGCCTCGCTGTGGCGGGCTGCGGCGGCCTCGCCCTCGCGGCCGCTTGGCAGGAAGGCACCAAGCCCTATATCTACAAGGGCTTCAAGCCCGATCCATCGCTGGAGCTATCCTGGCAAGTGGCAATCGTGCTGCGCAAGACCCCCGATGCAATCCGCTGCGGAGGCGCGGTCATTGCATCGCGCTGGGTTCTCACCGCCGCCCACTGCTCTGATGGCATCGACGCCTCCGACGTCCGCGTCATCGCCAATACGCGGAATCTCAAAGATCCGGCGCGAACCGTGCGCCGGGTCAACGAACTCGAGACCTACTACCACCAGGGACTGGAATACAGCGCCTCGTCCCGGCGCTTCGACGCCGCGCTGCTCAAGCTCGACCAGCCCATCGCGGCAAAACCGCTGGAACTCGCCTCCGCGGCCGAAGCGTCACTGGACGCCGTAGGAGCGAAGGCCCAGGTCTTCGGCTGGGGTATCACGGAATCGGGGGTGTTTTCCACCGACTTGCTGGCAGCGAACGTCACCATCCATCCCGGCGCGACATGCCAAGCATCGGGTCCTGGGATACCTCCGCTGGCGGACACGCTGATGATCTGTGCAGGGGGGAACGTCGAGGACGCATGCAGCGGCGACAGCGGGGGACCGCTCGTGGCTGAGCTGGGCGGCCGACAGTTCGTGATCGGCATCGTCAGCCGCGGCGTCGACTGCGCGAAGCATCAGGGAGCCGGCATCTACACGCGAGTTCGCGCCCTGAGCACTTGGATCTCCACAATGCGCGCCAAGCACGCCGATCCCGGAGAAATCGAGCAGCGCTAA
- the traN gene encoding type-F conjugative transfer system mating-pair stabilization protein TraN, which translates to MRPALVLLLRRAVVWLTLACFVTTQTVAQTGPHAEGTAAGQAANPVIRGTINAPDASAVVPGYTTTPPERGYYGQPNLSGQTSARLAACATTPNDPVCQALLGARASANTPREPVSPYDPAVLDARRVAANPSTALEDIASYYSGCQVETVATPATETRVCRQYSGATAQSCARTLSVSISRTSSCPPGEWFAQAASGSVALGVQCKPDQPASGQRFRVTSAGVPVVFFDVDVGSGLVFPQMVAPLPNPAWPPGGQNGVWVVNNRCDGDACRLTGFIAQEYRQVCTGGGGDSGDMNCTNERPFLEVYGACPSGTQSGDRIAHTTGSGGDAGDIQTTYLDEGRCYAPSTDPNDAPGQDVTGTYSASYWRFGSNRPIVGFRLNALYGPISQMTLSFERPHTTVTESDQWDEQCPALDSDGRCAVTGAARCADGPATKVIDGASVTRACWRYETSLSCQYGTPTDECAPLAAAGCTPSGTVCRQMNPATGTCEIAENTYSCPVAPGSAVTARNCPIDVFCIAGSCFNTTYTNDADFARAMSFLEAGREAGVYLDTDNLQVFRGEANRCRDRLLNNCCMSDASGRGMSNQSLFGVGSRLVFDVLMNSGNRDFLYHGMQALLMSGGFSGSFTTYGVTVAINGTALPAGSSVLYAGESVVVAFDPWSLVIAIVIYVVMSAISCDEEEGKLAMKEGARLCHTVGTYCSSCIRILGKCVSCITHTTTKCCFNSALARIINEQGRLQVAKWWGTAEAPDCSGFTIAQLQSLNFAQMDLTEFYASIVPNLPSAGAMQGGAVGRASNCYYGEGRCQ; encoded by the coding sequence ATGCGCCCCGCCCTCGTCCTCCTCCTGCGCCGTGCCGTGGTCTGGCTCACGCTGGCCTGCTTCGTCACGACGCAGACGGTCGCGCAAACCGGTCCGCATGCCGAGGGCACAGCCGCGGGCCAGGCCGCCAACCCGGTGATCCGCGGTACGATCAACGCCCCCGACGCATCGGCGGTGGTGCCGGGCTACACCACGACGCCGCCCGAGCGCGGCTACTACGGCCAGCCCAACCTCTCGGGCCAGACCAGCGCCCGGCTCGCGGCCTGCGCGACCACCCCGAACGATCCTGTGTGCCAGGCGCTGCTGGGCGCGCGGGCCTCGGCCAACACACCGCGCGAGCCCGTCTCGCCCTACGACCCGGCTGTCCTCGACGCGCGCCGCGTGGCGGCCAACCCCTCGACGGCCCTGGAGGACATCGCGAGCTACTACAGCGGCTGCCAGGTGGAGACCGTGGCCACGCCCGCGACGGAGACCCGCGTGTGCCGGCAGTACAGCGGCGCGACTGCCCAGTCGTGCGCCCGCACGCTGTCGGTATCGATCTCGCGCACCAGCAGTTGCCCGCCGGGCGAGTGGTTCGCCCAGGCGGCCTCCGGCAGCGTCGCACTGGGCGTGCAGTGCAAGCCCGACCAGCCGGCCTCGGGCCAGCGCTTCCGGGTGACCAGCGCCGGTGTGCCGGTGGTCTTCTTCGACGTCGATGTGGGCTCGGGACTGGTGTTCCCGCAGATGGTGGCCCCCTTGCCCAACCCCGCCTGGCCGCCGGGCGGCCAGAACGGTGTCTGGGTCGTCAACAACCGCTGTGATGGCGATGCCTGCCGGCTGACCGGCTTCATCGCGCAGGAGTACCGCCAGGTCTGCACGGGCGGCGGGGGCGACTCGGGGGACATGAATTGCACCAACGAGCGGCCGTTCCTGGAGGTGTATGGCGCCTGCCCTTCGGGCACGCAGAGCGGCGACCGCATCGCGCACACGACCGGCTCGGGCGGTGATGCCGGCGACATCCAGACCACCTACCTCGACGAGGGCCGCTGCTATGCCCCCAGCACCGACCCGAACGACGCGCCGGGCCAGGACGTCACGGGCACCTATTCGGCCTCTTACTGGCGGTTTGGCAGCAACCGCCCCATCGTGGGCTTCCGGCTGAACGCGTTGTACGGCCCGATCTCGCAGATGACGCTGAGCTTCGAGCGGCCCCACACCACGGTGACCGAGTCGGACCAATGGGATGAGCAGTGCCCCGCACTCGACAGCGACGGCCGCTGCGCCGTCACCGGCGCGGCGCGCTGCGCCGACGGGCCGGCCACCAAGGTGATCGACGGGGCTTCGGTCACACGCGCGTGCTGGCGCTACGAGACCTCGCTCTCCTGCCAGTACGGGACGCCCACCGACGAGTGCGCGCCACTGGCCGCGGCAGGCTGCACGCCATCGGGAACCGTCTGCCGCCAGATGAACCCGGCCACGGGCACCTGCGAAATCGCGGAGAACACCTACAGCTGCCCGGTGGCCCCGGGCTCGGCGGTGACGGCGCGCAACTGCCCGATCGACGTCTTCTGCATCGCGGGCAGCTGCTTCAATACCACGTACACCAACGACGCCGACTTCGCGAGGGCCATGTCCTTCCTGGAAGCGGGACGCGAGGCAGGGGTCTACCTCGATACGGACAACCTCCAGGTATTCCGGGGCGAAGCCAACCGCTGCCGCGACCGCCTGCTCAACAACTGCTGCATGTCGGACGCCTCGGGCCGGGGCATGAGCAACCAGAGTCTATTCGGGGTGGGTTCGCGACTGGTTTTCGATGTGTTGATGAATTCCGGCAACCGCGACTTCCTCTACCACGGAATGCAGGCGCTGCTGATGAGCGGCGGATTCTCAGGCAGCTTTACCACCTATGGCGTCACGGTGGCTATCAATGGCACGGCCCTGCCTGCCGGCTCGTCGGTGCTCTATGCCGGAGAGAGCGTGGTGGTGGCCTTCGACCCATGGAGCCTGGTCATCGCGATCGTCATCTACGTGGTGATGTCTGCGATCTCCTGCGACGAAGAGGAAGGCAAGCTGGCGATGAAGGAAGGCGCACGGCTGTGCCATACGGTCGGCACCTACTGCTCATCCTGCATCCGCATCCTGGGCAAATGCGTCTCCTGCATCACGCACACCACGACCAAGTGCTGCTTCAACTCGGCCCTGGCCAGGATCATCAATGAGCAGGGTCGGCTGCAGGTCGCGAAGTGGTGGGGCACGGCCGAAGCGCCGGACTGTTCGGGCTTCACGATCGCGCAGTTGCAGAGCCTGAACTTCGCGCAGATGGATCTCACCGAGTTCTACGCGTCGATCGTGCCAAACCTGCCTAGCGCAGGAGCGATGCAAGGCGGCGCCGTCGGTCGCGCGAGCAACTGCTACTACGGCGAAGGAAGATGCCAATGA
- the traF gene encoding conjugal transfer protein TraF has protein sequence MMSCPTYAYLRLLPILALAMALVTAAAQEAAPAAGQVEPRPYWSDRWRGWHFYEDPPLEEPAPPRAQAVPARPTKPADPPRPPELVEFERLQKSLEDLRNIAIMRPTESNVRRYMELEMQVVNRASYFADVAQRVAWATPELDPTLQGRPVNAQALEVFERQQRTDRSASVAELGRDHVLIFFYRSDCPYCHAFAPTLQAFEARHGIQVVPVSVDGGPMPGFPRARPDNGIATALQVTQVPAVFLAQPTTGKITPIGSGVLSESQLLERIAIVSSPTGEAMLPGATQHLALP, from the coding sequence ATGATGAGCTGCCCCACTTACGCGTACCTGCGGTTGTTGCCGATCCTGGCACTGGCAATGGCGCTGGTCACGGCCGCGGCCCAGGAAGCAGCCCCTGCCGCTGGGCAGGTCGAGCCCCGCCCCTACTGGTCCGACCGCTGGCGCGGCTGGCACTTCTACGAAGACCCTCCGCTGGAGGAGCCCGCGCCGCCACGCGCGCAGGCCGTCCCGGCAAGGCCAACCAAACCGGCAGATCCGCCCCGCCCGCCCGAGCTGGTGGAATTCGAGCGGCTGCAAAAGTCCCTCGAAGACCTGCGCAACATCGCGATCATGCGACCGACCGAGTCCAACGTGCGGCGCTACATGGAGCTGGAGATGCAGGTGGTGAACCGCGCCTCCTACTTCGCCGACGTGGCGCAGCGCGTGGCCTGGGCCACGCCCGAGCTTGATCCGACATTGCAGGGCCGGCCCGTCAACGCCCAGGCGCTGGAGGTCTTCGAGCGCCAGCAGCGGACCGACCGCTCCGCCTCGGTCGCCGAGCTGGGCCGCGACCACGTGCTCATCTTCTTCTATCGCAGCGACTGCCCCTACTGCCACGCCTTCGCGCCCACCCTGCAGGCATTCGAGGCGCGCCACGGCATCCAGGTCGTACCCGTGAGCGTGGACGGCGGCCCGATGCCGGGCTTCCCGCGCGCCCGCCCCGACAACGGCATCGCCACGGCTCTGCAGGTGACCCAGGTGCCGGCCGTTTTCCTGGCCCAGCCCACCACCGGAAAGATCACCCCGATCGGATCCGGCGTGCTCTCCGAGTCGCAGCTGCTCGAGCGCATCGCCATCGTCTCCTCGCCCACCGGCGAGGCCATGCTGCCCGGCGCGACCCAGCACCTGGCCCTGCCCTAG
- a CDS encoding conjugal transfer protein TraH — translation MSRPSRPVRARKAVALAAALVVLSATLPARADLNSEVNDMFNNLGAIGNYTAPGAFRGQTYNTYTGGSLMMRSPNKVYQLAAIQFPSVKAGCGGIDVFGGSFSHISAQEFKNLLRNITAALPGIAFQLALEAVSPLLGGLTKWAKGLETWINNARINSCETAKAIVSSAAEAVGYSSQETCSDLAMEMGLESDRDAARRRCSTDRPSILSSARSSGDANVRNKAPFVGNLTWKALQYTGSSLDDAGRELIMSMVGTVIYYPEESGRDPEPIAPTLTSISQLLYGQAAGSGNNVIQHLLRCNDYSTCDVVSTNTAYDHVPFTARVETMMRSIADRIATRTAIPNNSAEVGFVNQTTEPVYKMLSVGTSIPGSGLADSLIGQYRDVIAADYAHVFLERNLRLGMAALAKDYTLQQTQRDQANQIRQRAQAILLQISQEKNLLYAKVGSYRAVASHLEQLERQLRSSMPQHVMDMLGQQAAHLSR, via the coding sequence ATGTCCCGTCCCTCCCGCCCTGTCCGTGCTCGCAAGGCCGTCGCGCTGGCCGCGGCCCTGGTCGTGCTATCCGCCACGCTGCCCGCCCGCGCCGACCTCAACAGCGAGGTCAATGACATGTTCAACAACCTGGGCGCCATCGGCAACTACACCGCACCGGGAGCATTTCGCGGGCAGACCTACAACACCTACACCGGCGGCTCGCTCATGATGCGATCGCCCAACAAGGTCTATCAGCTCGCGGCGATCCAGTTTCCGAGCGTGAAGGCGGGCTGCGGCGGGATCGACGTGTTCGGCGGCTCGTTCTCGCACATCTCCGCACAGGAGTTCAAAAACCTCTTGCGCAACATCACGGCCGCGCTGCCCGGCATTGCGTTCCAGCTCGCGCTCGAGGCCGTGTCCCCACTCCTCGGGGGCCTGACCAAGTGGGCGAAGGGGCTGGAGACCTGGATCAACAATGCCCGCATCAATTCTTGCGAGACCGCGAAGGCGATCGTCAGCAGCGCGGCCGAGGCTGTGGGCTACAGCTCGCAGGAAACCTGCTCGGACCTGGCGATGGAGATGGGCCTTGAGAGCGACCGCGACGCTGCCCGCCGCCGTTGCTCGACCGACCGGCCCAGCATCCTGTCTTCTGCCCGCTCATCGGGCGATGCCAATGTGCGCAACAAGGCGCCTTTCGTGGGCAACCTGACCTGGAAGGCGCTGCAGTACACCGGCTCCTCCCTCGACGACGCAGGGCGTGAATTGATCATGAGCATGGTCGGCACCGTCATCTATTACCCCGAGGAATCGGGACGCGACCCGGAGCCGATCGCACCGACCCTGACGTCGATCAGCCAGTTGCTCTACGGCCAGGCCGCCGGATCGGGCAACAACGTCATCCAGCACCTGCTGCGCTGCAACGACTATTCGACCTGCGACGTCGTCTCGACCAACACCGCCTACGACCACGTGCCCTTCACGGCGCGCGTGGAGACCATGATGCGCTCGATCGCCGACCGCATCGCCACCCGCACGGCCATCCCCAACAATTCCGCCGAGGTCGGCTTCGTCAACCAGACCACCGAGCCGGTCTACAAGATGCTCTCGGTGGGCACCAGCATCCCGGGCTCGGGTCTGGCCGACAGCCTGATCGGCCAGTACCGCGACGTGATCGCGGCGGACTACGCCCACGTCTTTCTCGAAAGGAACCTGCGCCTGGGCATGGCGGCCCTGGCGAAGGACTACACGCTGCAGCAGACGCAGCGCGACCAGGCCAACCAGATCCGCCAGCGCGCCCAGGCCATCCTGCTGCAGATCTCCCAGGAGAAGAACCTCCTGTATGCGAAGGTCGGTTCCTACCGCGCCGTCGCCAGCCACCTGGAGCAGTTGGAGCGCCAGTTGCGCTCGAGCATGCCCCAGCATGTGATGGACATGCTGGGCCAGCAGGCGGCCCACCTGTCGCGTTGA